The DNA region TTCCGTAAATAACCATATAAAAAGCGTTTATGCTTGTATGAATTGCATGTTTTGCATTATCTTTAGGGGCTCAATTTATAACTTGAATTTTATGTTTCCGAAGATAATGCAGAATATCACAAAGCATCTATTTATCTTGTTCATACTCTCATTAGGGTATATTAGCGCATCGGCACAGAACATCACGCTGAATAGCTATTCTGTAAAGGATGGATTATCAAACAGCACTGTAAAAGCTATCTGCCAGGACGATAAAGGTTACATTTGGATTGGTACCAAAAGTGGGTTAAACCGATTAGACGGTTACGAAATAAAGAACTATTATCACCTGCCAGGCAAAGAAGTCAAGCAGCCTAACGATATAGTGAGTATTACGCAACTATCGGACGGTCTCTTCTGGATCGGTACCTTCAGCGGAATCGTTCTCTTCGATCCCATGCAGGAAAAGTTTATCGATTTACAGGAACGGTATGCGGGGAAAGAATTTCCCTCGTCCGTGGTTGTAGGCCTGCACGAAGATCCCAAGAAAAACATCTGGGTAGCTACCAAACAAGGATTATATGTTTTCAAAAGCGACGGAACGTGTTCATATGTGAAAGATATGCGTGATACCTATATTCACATGATGGCTGCCGCGAGCCCGTATGCCCTGTTGCTGGATGTGGTGAATCAGGGGCTGGCACTTTATGACGTAAGGACCGAGCGTTACAAGATATTACACAAAAATGAAAAGCGTTTCTCCTTAATGAAAGGATTTACAGATAGCAAAGGACGCATCTGGCTGGGAGAAGAGCTAAAGAATTTCTATCAATATTTTCCTAAAGAAGAAGAAATCAAGCCTATCTCATACACGGTTCATCCGGATGTTCCGATAGAAAGCAATTACATTCATGACATCACAGAATATAATGATTCCACCTTGCTGCTTGCAACCGACCGCGGACTGGTGGCTTATGATATTAAGCACTCTTTCTTTTATACCAAAGTTGATCAACACCTTGCTATAAGCGACCGCCTAATGACAGCCTATAAGGATAATCAAGGAGCATTATGGATAGGAACTTTCAGTCAGGGAGCCATTTATTATCATCCCAAGCTGTTTACTTTTACTCATCATTCTTTAATATCCTCCCCTCAGCAGGCCACCGGAATCCAAGTAGTAGGTTCATTATCCGAATCACAAGGTAAATTATGGATTGGACATAGCAAGGGGCTTATAGCCATGGATGTAAACAATCCGAAGCATATAGAAGAAGTAAATATATCCGGAGGTAATTCTCCCAAACACGATACGGACTTATACTATGTTTACCGGAATTCACCAGACGAGCTCTATCTCTATTTTTTAAATATGGGAGTTTATTCACTCAACTTGAAAACCCGTTCCATAACCAAAGTGATCGCCCCAATGAGTGGTGAAGAACAAATCCGTGCAATGGCAAGAGATGCAGAAAATCGCCTATGGATAGCAGAAGATGACTTGTCTTACTGGGATGAGAATACGCAAAAGCTGGACCGGAATCTATCGACCAACTATAATGCCACTACCCGGTATATGTTGACACAGGATATTCTGCGACATGGAGATGACATGATAGTAGGAGTTCGTACCAATGGTTTATGGATATTCAGGCATCAACCTGAAAATCCCGAACACTATTTTAAAGGTGAACGAACCACATTCGAAGAACTGAATGACAAGAATATAAGTGTACTCTACGAGGATCACGCCAAGAACATCTGGATCGGTACTTATGACAACGGATTATATAAATGTAATCTGGAAAAACAGGAAATACATCATTATAACAAAGATAACGGATTAGTACACAATTCCATTTGTGCCATCCTGGAAGATCGTACCAGCAAGGATATATGGGTATCTGCCATCAACGGATTGTCACAGATCAAACCGGATGGAATCATCGTAAATTTTACGCGTGGCAACGGCTTTCCTTTGAATGAAGTTTCGCACAAGTCACTGTTGCAAGCCAGCAACGGACACATCTATATAGGCGGTAACAACGGACTGGCGGAACTGAACCCGACACGTTTGTCTCATGACAGAGAGACGGCACCTTTGGTACAGATATCCCTGGTGGAGTCACTAAATTCTAAAAATGCACCCGGCCATATTGAAATCAATAACTTCAATGAAGGAAACAAGGTTGATCTGCCGTATGATAACTCATCTATACGAATCAAATACTCTGCGCTCGACTTCATCTCCCCCAAGGGATATAAATATGCTTATCAGTTAAAAGGCCTGGATAAAGAGTGGCATTATATTGAAAATAATGAAGTAATATACTCTAACCTTCCGGCAGGTAAGTATATTTTCAGTATTAAGGCATGCAATAACGAAGGAATCTGGAGCACGGTAGAAACAACCATTATCATATCGGTACATCCTGCATTCTGGGCCACTTGGTGGGCAAAGACCCTCTATATCTTATTCATCATCGTCTTTCTGGCAGTATTAGCACGCTATTTTTATGAAAAGAAAACAGCCAAGTACAAACGCCAAATCGAACAGATAGAAAAAGAGAATATCGAGAAGAACTACCAGATGAGGATTGAGTTATTCACTAATTTCTCTCACGAACTCCGGACACCGCTCACATTGATAACCGGTCCGGTAGACGATATCATCAACGATGAACAGCTTCCTTCGGGTTTAAAATATCCGATGAAACAGATACAAAAGAACGCAAACCGCCTGCTGCTTCTGGTGAACCAGTTGATGGATTTCCGCAAATTAGAACATGGAGCCATGCAACTGAAACTAAGCTGCCTGAATGTACCTGTATTTATTACTGAACAGATTGACAGTTTCTCCGAATTACTGAACAAGCACGAACTTACCATTTCGTACTCCAACAACTATTATGGAAACAATTTGTGGGTAGATGTAGACCTGATGAGTAAAGTAATGTTTAATCTGCTCTCAAATGCAATAAAGCACTCTTCCAGAGGTGGAAAGATCCAGCTAGAATCCAATATGGAGGAAAACAGCGTTGTTCTTTCCGTAAAAGACTTCGGGGAAGGTATATCTCCTGAAAACCAAAGCAAAGTTTTCGATCCTTTCTTTCAGATAGGGAACGGCAACAAAGGTGGAATGTTCGGCAGTGGCATCGGACTTAATCTGGTGCAATACGTGGTTAAACTGCATTTCGGCAAGATATGGCTGGAAAGTACGCCCGGGCAAGGAACGACGTTCTTCATACGCCTGCAACTGGGAAAGGAACACTACGCCAATTCCAATGTAATCTATACTGACCAGGCAATTACCCATACATTGAAAGTAGAAAAAAATAGTGTATTGTCCGTAGATCCGGAATATCACCAGCAAATACCCGAAGATTTTGATAACCGCCTACGGATTCTGGTAGTGGAAGATGACGAGGATATGCGCCAATACATCGTTTCCAAACTATCCAAGACCTACAATGTACAGGAAGCTCCTGAAGGAAAAAGTGCCATACATATAGCCAGAGAGCAGATGCCCGATCTGATTATCAGTGATATCATGATGCCCGTAATGGACGGACTGGAACTCTGCCGGACTATAAAAAATGATATGGCTTTAGCTCATATTCCGGTAGTCCTGCTAACAGCAAAAAGCCTGGAAGAGCATGTAAAAGATGGGTATCAGGCTTTAGCCGACGACTATATATTAAAGCCATTCAATGCGCAAATACTACTGGCTAAAATAGAAAGCCTCATCAAAAACAGAGAAAAACTGAGAGACTTGTTCTGCCAGAAGTTAGAGAGAACGGAAGTTCCGGTAGAGGAAATCACAGTAAAGGACCCATTCATGCAAAAACTGGTAGAATTAATTACAGAAAATGCACAGGATCCGGAATTATCCATGGAAGTTCTATATAATAAATTAGGCATGAGCCGTACACAATTCTTCCGAAAAATTAAGGCGATATCCGATTTATCACCCAACAAACTGATCCTAAATATCCGGATGAAAATGGCTGTGGAAAAATTCCAGTCCGGAGGCATGACCATTGCAGAGGTTGCCTATGAAGTAGGCTTCTCTGATCCGGCTTACTTTAGTAAGGTTTTTAAATCTGTATTCAATCAAACTCCTACCGAATATATCAAGAATATTGGTAAATAATCGGTCGCAGGTCTAAAATACAAGCCTTTGACACTATTTTCATAGTCTGTCAAAGGCTTTTCGCCTAAGTTTGCAAAAAATTCAGGTAAAGTTTATGACCATGAGAAACCACGTGATTGCATTATTACTCATACTATTTTTTGCAAATACAGGCTTTGCGCAACAGGCCATCGTATCCAGGGAGAAGCCGCTGAATTTCTCTCGGAAAGATTGTATAAATCTATCTATATACGACTGGCCCCGTACTCTTTTAAGTTATCCGATTTATTTTCCGGAAGGAATACAGTCCGAATCGGAGCTGAGCCTTTCCGATAATAAGCAGAGCCGTTCTGTTCCATTCCAATTATCAGACAAAGTCATTGAAAACGGGAAACTGAAATCTGCCGTTATAAACTTCTTCGCAGAGCTACCAAGCGGAGGGGAATTCGACTATACATTGTATCTTCGGAAAAACAATGCCTCCCGGCAAAGTTCATCCGTTACACTTCAGAAACAGGCGTCAACCTGGCTGATCAGTGACGGAAGCTTCGGTGTGGAAATACCTGGCGGAGGAATCAATCCGGGGTACACAATTCCCGCTCCCATTATTTCCATTTTGAACGATCATCAAAAGATAGGCAATAACAAGCTACACACCGGACAACGCACCGTAAAAGAGATAAAAACATCCGTTTTAGAATTAGGCGACTTGTTTATAGAATGTGGAATACATTATATATTAGATAACCAAGCTTCTTATTATGCCAAGGTAAAAGTCATACAAGGTTATCCTTTCGTCATCCTCGACGAACAAATGGAGAATATATCAAACCAAGATGAGGTGTTTAT from Bacteroides sp. MSB163 includes:
- a CDS encoding hybrid sensor histidine kinase/response regulator transcription factor; amino-acid sequence: MFPKIMQNITKHLFILFILSLGYISASAQNITLNSYSVKDGLSNSTVKAICQDDKGYIWIGTKSGLNRLDGYEIKNYYHLPGKEVKQPNDIVSITQLSDGLFWIGTFSGIVLFDPMQEKFIDLQERYAGKEFPSSVVVGLHEDPKKNIWVATKQGLYVFKSDGTCSYVKDMRDTYIHMMAAASPYALLLDVVNQGLALYDVRTERYKILHKNEKRFSLMKGFTDSKGRIWLGEELKNFYQYFPKEEEIKPISYTVHPDVPIESNYIHDITEYNDSTLLLATDRGLVAYDIKHSFFYTKVDQHLAISDRLMTAYKDNQGALWIGTFSQGAIYYHPKLFTFTHHSLISSPQQATGIQVVGSLSESQGKLWIGHSKGLIAMDVNNPKHIEEVNISGGNSPKHDTDLYYVYRNSPDELYLYFLNMGVYSLNLKTRSITKVIAPMSGEEQIRAMARDAENRLWIAEDDLSYWDENTQKLDRNLSTNYNATTRYMLTQDILRHGDDMIVGVRTNGLWIFRHQPENPEHYFKGERTTFEELNDKNISVLYEDHAKNIWIGTYDNGLYKCNLEKQEIHHYNKDNGLVHNSICAILEDRTSKDIWVSAINGLSQIKPDGIIVNFTRGNGFPLNEVSHKSLLQASNGHIYIGGNNGLAELNPTRLSHDRETAPLVQISLVESLNSKNAPGHIEINNFNEGNKVDLPYDNSSIRIKYSALDFISPKGYKYAYQLKGLDKEWHYIENNEVIYSNLPAGKYIFSIKACNNEGIWSTVETTIIISVHPAFWATWWAKTLYILFIIVFLAVLARYFYEKKTAKYKRQIEQIEKENIEKNYQMRIELFTNFSHELRTPLTLITGPVDDIINDEQLPSGLKYPMKQIQKNANRLLLLVNQLMDFRKLEHGAMQLKLSCLNVPVFITEQIDSFSELLNKHELTISYSNNYYGNNLWVDVDLMSKVMFNLLSNAIKHSSRGGKIQLESNMEENSVVLSVKDFGEGISPENQSKVFDPFFQIGNGNKGGMFGSGIGLNLVQYVVKLHFGKIWLESTPGQGTTFFIRLQLGKEHYANSNVIYTDQAITHTLKVEKNSVLSVDPEYHQQIPEDFDNRLRILVVEDDEDMRQYIVSKLSKTYNVQEAPEGKSAIHIAREQMPDLIISDIMMPVMDGLELCRTIKNDMALAHIPVVLLTAKSLEEHVKDGYQALADDYILKPFNAQILLAKIESLIKNREKLRDLFCQKLERTEVPVEEITVKDPFMQKLVELITENAQDPELSMEVLYNKLGMSRTQFFRKIKAISDLSPNKLILNIRMKMAVEKFQSGGMTIAEVAYEVGFSDPAYFSKVFKSVFNQTPTEYIKNIGK